The Lycium barbarum isolate Lr01 unplaced genomic scaffold, ASM1917538v2 unchr_scaffold_11, whole genome shotgun sequence genome window below encodes:
- the LOC132625617 gene encoding uncharacterized protein LOC132625617 → MEKYKHLLREREEELGRAAVLANLRPELDAAKDENRRLKSELVAMTDYNRSLETEKIGLSRDKAHFSSRLDELETTVSQLRGELDLVKADAVGLAERNRLLESDTALYKERMGVFEGKAEERSRICEGLKAELEEAVSANDVLKAELEAAVHMRNIAVANRAELETKSAKAEADLEEAWKGVEAAEAHTAIVAEYEKWKSRRLTLEEAEHGFSDLPALIKQAKGMEEEANHALGSDSDDSERTESDHSVSSHLT, encoded by the coding sequence atGGAGAAATATAAGCATCTTCTCCGAGAAAGAGAGGAAGAGTTGGGTCGGGCGGCTGTTCTTgccaaccttcgtcccgagcTCGATGCGGCCAAGGACGAAAATCGTCGTTTGAAGAGCGAATTGGTCGCCATGACCGATTATAACCGAAGCCTCGAGACTGAGAAGAttggccttagccgagacaaagcCCATTTTTCGTCGAGGCTGGACGAGCTGGAGACCACCGTatcccaactccggggggaactGGATTTGGTGAAGGCCGATGCAGTGGGCCtagccgagaggaaccggctacTGGAATCTGACACCGCCCTGTATAAAGAACGTATGGGAGTTTTTGAAGggaaagccgaggagcggtctcggatatgtGAGGGCTTGAAAGCCGagctggaggaggcggtgagCGCCAACGATGTTCTTAAGGCTGAGCTAGAAGCTGCTGTTCACATGAGGAATATTGCTGTGGCGAACCGAGCCGAGCTGGAGACTAAGTCAGCTAAAGCCGAGGCTGATTTAGaagaagcctggaaaggcgtggaggcggccgaggctcatactgccaTCGTCGCCGAGtacgagaagtggaagtctcgacGGCTCACCCTCGAAGAAGCCGAGCACGGATTCtccgatcttccggccctgataaagCAGGCcaaaggaatggaggaggaggcaAACCACGCCCTCGGGTCCGATTCAGACGATTCCGAGAGAACCGAGTCCGATCATTCTGTCTCCAGTCATCTAACATAG